The Xiphophorus hellerii strain 12219 chromosome 22, Xiphophorus_hellerii-4.1, whole genome shotgun sequence genome has a window encoding:
- the LOC116712766 gene encoding 5-hydroxytryptamine receptor 7, with protein MVVVGATNGTFSADNMRSAFMIEDTVGGGEPGISTNMMISEALAPRLLKIAQDAAEAAAAAAAAATSPSSSSQPQAMETNGTRCGEQILSYGRVEKVLIGGVLTMLTLSTICGNLLVVISVCFVKKLRQPSNYLIVSLALADLSVALAVMPFVSITDLIGGQWIFGQFFCNVFIAMDVMCCTASIMTLCVISIDRYLGITKPLTYPVRQNGCCMAKMILSVWLLSASITLPPLFGWAQNVNDGRVCLISQDFGYTVYSTAVAFYIPMSVMLIMYYRIYRAAKLSAAKHTITGFPRAGEHRAGAAHRGGRAVHEPRQPSESGETGSVEATETEQCEEEAEEESLDCVAAALKLQREVEEECSSRVSRLLKSGEHYQRRKRKNQSIFKREQKAAATLGIVVGAFTFCWLPFFLVSTARPFVCGVECSCVPLWLERTLLWLGYANSLINPFIYAFFNRDLRTTYSNLLRCRYRNINRKLSAAGMHEALKLVEKPDA; from the exons ATGGTTGTTGTGGGAGCGACTAACGGAACTTTCTCCGCTGACAACATGAGGTCCGCGTTCATGATCGAGGACACAGTCGGCGGCGGAGAGCCTGGCATTTCCACCAACATGATGATCTCTGAAGCTCTGGCGCCTCGGCTGCTGAAAATTGCGCAGGACGCCGCAGAAGCTGCggcagcggcggcggcagcggcCACTTCTCCGTCCTCCTCCAGTCAGCCGCAGGCCATGGAGACGAACGGGACGCGCTGCGGGGAGCAGATCCTGAGCTACGGCCGCGTGGAGAAGGTACTGATCGGCGGGGTGCTCACCATGCTCACCCTGTCCACCATCTGCGGGAACCTGCTGGTGGTCATCTCGGTGTGCTTCGTGAAGAAGCTGCGCCAGCCTTCCAACTACCTGATCGTGTCTCTGGCGCTGGCCGACCTGTCCGTGGCGCTGGCAGTGATGCCGTTCGTCAGCATCACGGACCTCATCGGCGGCCAGTGGATATTCGGACAGTTTTTTTGCAACGTTTTCATCGCCATGGATGTGATGTGCTGCACCGCGTCCATCATGACTCTGTGCGTAATCAGCAttgacag GTACCTGGGCATCACCAAACCTCTGACCTATCCCGTCCGACAGAACGGCTGCTGCATGGCCAAGATGATCCTGTCAGTGTGGCTCCTCTCCGCCTCCATCACTCTGCCCCCGCTCTTCGGCTGGGCGCAGAACGTCAACGACGGCAGAGTCTGCCTCATCAGCCAGGACTTTGGCTACACCGTCTACTCCACGGCTGTGGCCTTCTACATCCCCATGTCGGTCATGTTGATCATGTACTACAGGATCTACAGAGCAGCTAAGCTCAGCGCCGCCAAGCACACAATCACCGGCTTCCCCAGGGCCGGGGAGCACCGCGCAGGGGCGGCACACAGAGGGGGCCGAGCGGTGCACGAGCCCCGGCAGCCGTCAGAGTCTGGGGAGACGGGGAGCGTCGAGGCAACGGAGACGGAGCAATgtgaggaggaggcggaggaggagagCCTGGACTGCGTGGCGGCGGCGCTGAAGCTGCAGcgggaggtggaggaggagtgCAGCAGCCGCGTGTCCCGCCTTCTGAAGAGCGGCGAACACTACCagcggaggaagaggaagaaccAGTCCATCTTCAAGCGGGAGCAGAAGGCGGCGGCCACCCTGGGCATCGTGGTGGGCGCCTTCACCTTCTGCTGGCTGCCGTTCTTCCTGGTGTCCACGGCCCGGCCCTTTGTCTGCGGCGTGGAGTGCAGCTGCGTGCCGCTGTGGCTGGAGAGGACGCTGCTGTGGCTCGGCTACGCCAACTCACTCATCAACCCCTTCATCTACGCCTTCTTCAACCGCGACCTGCGGACCACCTACAGCAACCTGCTGCGCTGCCGCTACCGGAACATCAACCGGAAGCTGTCGGCAGCCGGCATGCACGAGGCTCTGAAGCTGGTGGAGAAGCCAGACGCCTGA